The genomic window gtatgtctgtatatctgtatgtctgtatatctgtatgtctgtatgtctgtatgtctgtatatctgtatatctgtatgtctgtatgtctgtatgtctgtatgtctgtatatctgtatatctgtatgtctgtatatctgtatgtctgtatgtctgtatgtctgtatatctgtatatctgtatgtctgtatatctgtatgtctgtatgtctgtatgtccGCCGCTggttatagccgactactttagTTTAGACACAGCAGCGGTATCTGATAGTACGTGTcgcgtgacggtccgttgaaggataattgtctcatcggttattttcacttcacaacgAAACGAAACTTGAGGAAAAGAATACGGAGGACACGAGCTCGCTGTCCTCAGTGGGAGCTACGGACATGAACCCACAGCACATATTAACTTTAACAAAgtttcattttaacacaaacaaaactgaacCAGACCTGAACCAGGCTGCTGTGACATCATgaaaacagtgatgtcatcatcacaTGATAAACAGGTGTATGTGTCTCACCCTCCAGGTCCTCGTCCGCCTGGTCCATCTCCAGTTTGGTCAACAGACTGACGAACCATTCAAAAGACTTCTGGTCCCTGTTGATCCAGATGAAGTCCACCTGCAGGATCCAGACCTcgttacagtaaatatatttattatatatgtttatatattaaatatatatttatatatatttatatctgtcATTTCTAATGAACTGATTGTATTTTGTCACCTTTCGTAACTTCATGTCGCTGTCTTTGATGTTCTCACACCAGGAGTAGCTGCAGTTAGGACAGTTCTGCTTTCTCCTACGATAtctgcagcacacaaacacatcatagcttcacacattcattcatggtgatgatggtgatgatgatgatgatggtggtgatgatgatggtggtgatgatggtggtgatgatggtgatgatggtgatgatgatgatggtgatgatggtgatgatgatggtggtgatgatggtggtgatgatggtgatgatggtgatgatgatgatggtgatgatggtggtgatgatgatgatgatggtgatgatgatgatgatgatgatgatgatggtgatgatggtgatgatgatggtggtgatgatggtggtgatgatggtgatgatgatgatggtgatgatggtgatgatgatggtggtgatgatggtggtgatgatggtgatgatggtgatgatgatgatggtgatgatggtggtgatgatgatgatgatgatggtgatgatgatgatgatgatgatggtgatgatggtgatgatgatggtggtgatgatggtggtgatgatggtgatgatggtgatgatgatgatggtgatgatggtgatgatgatggtggtgatgatggtgatgatggtgatgatgatgatgatggtggtgatggtggtggtgatgatggtgatgatggtgatgatgatggtgatgatgatggtggtgatgaatgatgatgatggtgatgatggtgatgatgatgatgatggtgatgatggtgatgatgatggtggtgatgatggtggtgatgatgatggtggtggtgatggtggtgatgatgatggtggtgatgaactgtggtgatgatggtgatgatggtgatgatgatgatggtgatgatggtgatgatgatggtggtgatgatggtggtgatgatggtgatgatggtgatgatgatgatggtgatgatggtggtgatgatgatgatggtgatgatgatgatggtggtggtgatgatgatgatgatggtgatgatgatgatggtgatgatgatggtgatgatggtgatgatgatggtgatgatgatgatgatgatgatgatggtggtgatgatggtggtgatgatgatgatggtgatgatgatgatgatgatgatggtgatggtgatgatgatgatgatgatgatgatgatggtggtgatgatgatgatgatgatggtgatgatgataatgatgatgatggtgatgatgatggtgatgatggtgatgatgatggtgatgatgatgatgatgatgatggtggtgatgatggtggtgatgatgatggtgatgatgatgatgatgatgatgatgatggtggtggtgatgatgatgatgatgatggtggtgatgatgatgatggtgatgatgatgatgatgatgatgatgatgatgatgatggtgatggtgatgatgatgatgatgatggtgatgatggtggagatgatgatgatgatgatgatggtgatgatgatgatgatgatggtggtgatgatgatgatgatgatgatgatgatgatgatgatggtgatgatggtggtgatgatgatgatgatgatgatgaaggtgtcTTACCTGTACATGATGCTCTGCAGGATGGAGGCGAAAGGTGTGATTCCGATGCCGGCGCCGATCAGGACAGCGTGCTCCGAGGCAAAGATCTGTCGGGTCGGAGTCCCGTACGGTCCGTCTACGTAACACTGACACAGAGACATCACCTGTCAGTGACCTGCatacctgacctcacctgacctcacctgacccCACCTGACCcccacctgacctcacctgacctcacctgaccccacctgacctcacctgacctcacctgaccccacctgacctcacctgacctcacctgaccccacctgacctcacctgacctcacctgacctcacctgaccccacctgacctcacctgacctcacctgacccCACCTGACcccacctgacctcacctgacctcacctgacccccacctgacctcacctgatcTGACCCTTTACCTGCTGTAATCTGATCCTTTATAAATGAAACAGACTGAATGAAGGTGACGTCTTCTCACCTTTATGTTGCAGAATCTGTGATTCTCACCAGACTTTACAGGAAGCTGCAGTTTGAACAGAGAAGAACATGTTCTGATCCAAGAACAGctgattcatcatttcatccacgttaaaaacactgaaacatgaaaCTCCAGATTAACAGACTGACGCCTCCCTGGACCTCACATCTCTGAGTGGGGGggcctctcctctctctgcggGCCCCAACTCGTCTGGAAGTGGCTCGGTCCGACCCGGAGTTCCGGCCCCCGACCCCCCCGACCCCCCCGGAGCCGGACCGTGCCGTGAGCCGTTCTGACGGTACAGCGTCAGCTCGATGGCGTCGTCCTCGTTGGTCGCTACCGATCCGTTACGGTTTGTAGAGCTGAACAGGTCCTCCTATAGAGAACAAAGGATTCaccacttcatcagattcatcacttcatcagattcacttcatcagattcacttcatcagattcaccacttcatcagattcacttcatcagattcacttcatcagattcatcacttcatcagattcatcacttcatcagattcacttcatcagattaacttcatcagattcatcacttcatcagattcacttcatcagattcacttcatcagattcacttcatcagattcatcacttcatcagattcacttcatcagattcactccttcatcagattcactccttcatcagattcacttcatcagattcactccttcatcagattcacttcatcagattcacttcatcagattcatcacttcatcagattcacttcatcagattcatttcatcagattcactccatcagattcacttcatcagattcactccttcatcagattcactccttcatcagattcactccttcatcagattcacttcatcagattcactccttcatcagattcacttcatcacattcacttcatcagattcaccTCATCACATTCACTTCATCACATTCaccacttcatcagattcacttAATCAGATTCaccacttcatcagattcacttcatcagattcaccacttcatcagattcaccacttcatcagattcaccacttcatcagattcatcCTTGATCAGATTCaccacttcatcagattcactaCTTCATCAGATTAACTTCATCAGATTTaccacttcatcagattcaccacttcatcagattcatccttcatcagattcactccATCAGATTCACTCCATCAGATTCATCCTTCATCAGATTCATtccttcatcagattcactacttcatcagattcacttcatcagattcactcGTTCATCAGATTCAtccttcatcagattcactcGTCCATCAGATTCACTCGTTCATCAGATTCAtccttcatcagattcactcGTCCATCAGATTCACtccttcatcagattcacttcATCACATTCACTTCATCACATTCaccacttcatcagattcacttcatcagattcaccACTTCATCAGATTGATCCTTCATCAGATTAACtccttcatcagattcactACTTGATCAGATTCaccacttcatcagattcactacttcatcagattcacttcatcagattcacttcatcagattcaccacttcatcagattcacttcatcagattcactttATCAGATTCaccacttcatcagattcatccttcatcagattcacttcatcagattcatcCTTCATTAGATTCACtacttcatcagattcacttcatcagattcaccacttcatcagattcatccttcatcagattcaccacttcatcagattcactacttcatcagattcacttcatcagattcaccacttcatcagattcatccttcatcagattcactccttcatcagattcatcacttcatcagattcacttcgtcagattcacttcatcagattcacttAATCAGATTCaccacttcatcagattcacttcatcagattcacttcatcagattcactttATCAGATTCaccacttcatcagattcatccttcatcagattcacttcatcagattcactccATCAGATTCAtccttcatcagattcactccttcatcagattcactacttcatcagattcactcGTCCATCAGATTCACTCGTCCATCAGATTCACTCATTCATCAGATTCACTTCATCACATTCACTTCATCACATTCACTTCATCACATTCACCACTTCATCACATTCACCACTTCATCACATTCaccacttcatcagattcacttcatcagattcaccacttcatcagattcaccacttcatcagattcatccttcatcagattcaccacttcatcagattcactacttcatcagattcacttcatcagattcacttcatcagattcaccacttcatcagatttaccacttcatcagattcacccttcatcagattcatcacttcatcagattcacttcgtcagattcacttcatcagattcacttcatcagattcactcGTTCATCAGATTCAtccttcatcagattcactccttcatcagattcacttcatcagattcactccttcatcagattcactcGTTCATCAGATTCAtccttcatcagattcactcGTCCATCAGATTCACTCGTCCATCAGATTCAtccttcatcagattcactcGTTCATCAGGTGAGAGGATGAACCTGGGCCTCCAGCTGTCGGCGGTGCTTCAGGCTTGTTGTGAGTCTCTTAGAACTCAAACTCTGAGTTTCTGGTTCTCTGAAGTACTCGAAGAGCCGGTTGGTCCATTGACCCATAGAACGTATGTGGAGCCATAGAGAGTCTgtggagaacacacacacacacacactgagggttaatacacacacacacacactgagggttaatacacacacacacacgcagacacacacactgagggttaacacacacacacacgcagacacacacactgagggttaacacacacactgagggttaacacacacgcagacacacacactgaggggttaatacacacacacacacacactgagggttaatacacacacacacacacacacacacactgagggttaacacacacacgcagacacacacactgaggggttaatacacacacacacacacactgagggttaacacacacacacacacacacacacacacacactgagggttaacacacacacacacactgagggttaacacacacacacacacacactgagggttaacacacacacacacacacactgagggttaatacacacacacatacacactgagggttaacacacacacacgcagacacacacactgagggttaacacacacacacgcagacacacacactgagggttaacacacacacacgcagacacacacactgagggttaacacacacacgcagacacacacactgagggttaatacacacacacacacacactgagggttaacacacacacacacacacacactgagggttaacacacacacactgagggttaacacacacacgcagacacacacactgagggttaacacacacacacactgagggttaacacacacaaacacacacacacacacacacacacacacactgagggttaacacacacacgcagacacacacactgagggttaacacacacacacactgagggttaacacacacacacacacacacacacatactgagggttaacacacacacacacacacacacactgagggttaacacacacacacaccccccccccccccccctacctgGCTGCTCCGGGGCGCTGCTGATGGTGAACGGGTGCCATTCATACTTAGCGATCTCAGGAATGTTGATGTAAACGTAATCTCCAGGTTTAAAGTGAAAGAACTGAGGACGCTTAATCACCAGATGGGTCACCTgcagattatagattatagattatagattatatatgatgatagattatagattatagattatagattatatatgatgatagattatagattatagattatagattatagatgatagattatagattatatacatgatgatagattatagattatagattatagattatagattatagattacagattatagattatagattatatatgatgatagattatagattatagattatatagattatagattatatatgatgatagattatagattatagattatagatgatagattatatatgatgatagattatagattatagattatagattatagattatagattatagattatatacatgatgatagattatagattatagattatagattatatatgatgatagattatagattatatatgatgatagattatagattatagattatatatgatgatagattatagattatagattatagattatatatgatgatagattatagattatagattatagatgatagattatagattatagattatacatgatgatagattatagattatagatgatagattatagattatagattatatatgatgatagattatagattatagattatatatgatgatagattatagattatagattatagattacagattatagattatagattatatatatgatagattatagattatagattatatatgatgatagattatagattatatatatgatgatagattatagattatatatatgatgatagattatagattatagatatgatgatagattatagattatagatatgatgatagattatagattatagattatatatatgatgatagattatatagattatagattatagattatatatatgatgatagattatagattatagattatatatatgatgatagattatagattatatatatgatgatagattatagattatagatatggtgatagattatagattatagattatatatatgatgatagattatatatatgatagattatatagattatagattatatagattatagattatatagattatagattatatatacAATGatagattatatagattatatagattatagattatatatgatgatagattatagattatatatacAATGatagattatatagattatagattatagattatatatatgatgatagattatatagattatagattatatagattatatatgatgatagattatatattatagattatagattatatatatgatagattatagattatatagattatagattatatattatagattatagattatatatatgatagattatagattatatagattatagattatagattatagattatatatatgatagattatagattatatatatgatgatagattatatagattatagattatatatatatgatagattatatagattatagattatatagattatagattatagattatatatgatgatagattatagattatagattatatatatgatgatagattatatagattatagattatatatatgatgatagattatatagattatagattatatatatgatagattatatagattatagattatatatatgatgatagattatatagattatagattatatagattatagattatatagattataaaCCTTTGACGGCAGCAGGTTCACTTCCACGATGTAAAGACCTCCCATACGAGAAACTGCGATTCCAACGATCTTCTCGAGCACGAAGACCAGACCCGGAACCAAAAACCACTTCCAGAAGTTGGCGCAGTGAACCATGAGCAGGGCCCAGACCCACACATAGGACAGGTGAGACCAGTAGAACACCTGGAGGACACAGTGAGGAGCAGCTGGTTACCAGAACCGGAACCTGCTGTTCTGGTTCTGTACTCAACGGTATTTCATGTCATGTTACTCTGAATCTGTaatgtttgcctttttattttgaacatatatattaaacatctATCACAACATCAGGTCCTGTTtgacctcagacatgaaaatattacataatgatggaaatgtataaaatgagcatagctttatggaactgtggggtttattgtagaaccattagaaccattagaaccattagaaccattagagccatcagaaccattagaaccatcagaaccatcagaaccattagagccatcagtcttcactgctacatcataacatcctcataactactatctgattaaaactattaactattcatgtCAATAGAtgcggagataatctgacccagaacagcctcaatggacaaacatctggagcacaaatactaaatataacatttaatatatttatattttggtgcattttgggccattttaggaaaagtcatcaaatttcagaataaaagaacatttgttttttttaaagctgttaaccttcctgtcgtcctccctgttccttcctttcttccttctgtccttccttcctccctccttctctctttcctcccttccttctttccttcctccacccccttttcttccttccttttttccttcccttcttccttccttccttccttccttccttcctccctccctctctctttctttcctccccccttccttctttcctctgtccttttttccttcccttcttccttccttccttccttccttcctccctgttttttcctccctccctccctccttccttcctccctccctccctcactccttcttttttcctccctccctcctaccttccttccttccttctttcctctgtccttatttccttccttctttcctttcctccctcctttccttccttcctttattcgaggacaacaggagggttaaatgttaaaatgggtcaaatttgacctgaacaggaAGTAAAGGACCTGAACAGGAAGTAAAGGACCTGAACAGGAAGTAAGGGGTTAAACATCATGTGAGACTCTGTGACTCATTCTGAGGTTTGGTTGTAaaattgaatgaaataaatgttgaagAACCGCAACGTTTATATTTTGGGTGAAAGGTTAAAAGAGGCTTCTGAGGAACATTATAAATATCTGTATGTATGATGGATGTTCAGCCAGCAGGAGGCGCCACTgccacacagagctgctgttctTCATGCAGTAAGAGTCCTCAGCCAGCAGGAGGCACCACTgccacacagagctgctgttctTCATGCAGTAAGAGTCCTCAGCCAGCAGGAGGCGCCACTgccacacagagctgctgttctTCATGCAGTAAGAGTCCTCAGCCAGCAGGAGGCGCCACTgccacacagagctgctgttctTCATGCAGTAAGAGTCCTCAGCCAGCAGGAGGCGCCACTgccacacagagctgctgttctTTATGCAGTAAGAGTCCTCAGCCAGCAGGAGGCGCCACTgccacacagagctgctgttctTTATGCAGTAAGAGTCCTCAGCCAGCAGGAGGCGCCACTGCCACAGAGCTGAAGCTCACAGTCACATGATGaagctgctcatgtgggaacgTTCAGTGTGTAAAGAGCTTTGAGATGactttatatattaatatataaataaagattgattgattgattgattgattgatatataaataaataaagattgattgattgattgattgattgattgattgattgatatataaataaataaagattgattgttGAGGCTCAGACTCACCTCGAAGTGTCCGCTGCGTCTCACGAACGTGCTGGAGCAGAGCACCATGAGGCAGATCGCCACCTGCAGGACGATGCCGGTCACTGAGGCGGTTCCTCGGACCCAGCCGATCCCGGGTCGGGTGGTCAGCAGGTATTCCCACAGACTGAACCCGGAGCGCTCCGACAGCTGGACTGAAACATCCAGCAGAGTCCCTCATTAATACATTACACTTAATATGATATACTAACAGTATATTATagtctgtttcctgtctgtctcatcttaactatttcatttgattattattataaacttcATTCTTCTCATGTTAATATTTGAATCTTTTATAATTctaatatattattgttgtgtgtaaggAGAGCAGTAAAGGAAGATACTGAATATCTCTAATCTTAACATGATACAGGTGTGTAACTGCTGCTCAGGTGTGTGTGGTACCAAAGTTGAGCACGTGTGCGGTGGTGTGCAGCAGTGTGTAGCAGAAGATTGCGTAACCGACGATCTGATGCAGTAAGATGTTCTGATCCAGAGGAAGAATTCTGACCACCCACGTTACTCTGAGCCATGTTAGACAGCGCCGCAGCATcagcacctacacacacacacacacacacacacacacgcacgcacacacacacacacacacacacacacacaaacacacacacacgcacacacgcacaaacacacgcacacacacaagcacacacacacgcacacacacgcacacacacacacacacacacgcacacacgcacaaacacacgcacacacacaagcacacacacacacgcacacacacgcacacacacacaggcacacacgcacacacacacacacacacacacacgcacacacacacacgcacacacacacacgcacacacacacaagcacacacacacacacgcacacacacacgcacacacacacgcacacacacacgcacgcacacacacacacacacacacacgcacacacacgcacacacacaaacacacacgcacacacacgcacacacacacacacgcacacacacacacacacacacacacacacgcacacacacgcacacacacacgcacaaacacacgcacacacacacacacacacgcacgcacacacgcacacacacacgcacacacgcacacacacacacacacgcacaaacacacgcacacacgcacacacacacgcacaaacacacacgcacacacacgcacacacgcacacacacacacacgcacacacacgcacacacacacacacacacgcacaaacacacacgcacacacacgcacacacacacacacacacgcacacacacacacacacacacacgcacacacacacacacacacacacacacgcacacacacgcacacacacacacacacacacacacacacacgcacacacacacacacacacacacacacacacacacacacacacgcacacacacgcacacacacacacacacacacacacacacacactttcattatGCAATTCTGTTTCCTGTACTCTACAGTTCCGTGTTGCAGCAGTGTTTTAGCATCACCATGACGAAGGTGCAGTTGAAGTTGAGGCACTGGCCGCAGCCTTTGGCCAGCATGTAGAAGATGTTGCCCTCGCTGTGCTGCAGCACGGCTCCGATGAACAGCAGCAGGCTGAGGCCGGcgtacacacacaggaacagcaACTTACGGCTGTTGTTGTGCCAATATGCTCGAGTCAGGTAGCGAGGAGTGTGACTCCGCTTCTCCTCCATCTCAGGAGGTTTCAGCCAGTTAGCAGcactgaggaggagagggggggtaatcaatcatttaatcaataacTGAATCAATAATGAAGTCTTCAGTCTTCAGATTACTGTGAAATGGAAACATGAATCTTCAGATTTGAGAAGGTGATTTAGAGCCGCAGCTGTTAAAGTTGATCAATTATTCTGAAGTCTGTTGTTCAGCGTCTCAGCTGAGACGATGTaagaaacatttacaatttcATAGATTAAACACTtccagaaaataatctgcagattaagaGAATTGATTGATCAGAGAGTCCTCGCTGTCCCTGGCAGAGGTCTCTGAggtagttcagagagacagctCCTCAGTGGCAAGGCGCCGGGGGGGCCTCTGGGTTTCTACGTTCCGGCTCTCACCTGTGGACTCGAGCTTTGTGTGGtgactgaaagaaagagatCGCAGGTAAAAGTGGTTCAGACTTCTGGGGGGGAGCTCGGAGTAAAGTTGCTGCTCCTTTGCACCAAAAGGAACCAGCTCAGGTGCTTCAACTGGTCAGGACCCTCCTGGATCCAGCCACATACCactgg from Scomber scombrus chromosome 6, fScoSco1.1, whole genome shotgun sequence includes these protein-coding regions:
- the nox5 gene encoding NADPH oxidase 5; this translates as MSVDEDARWLDWVTKQFESIAGDDKEIDLDEFKTALKVKESFFAERFFALFDSDGSSSISLDELLKALDLLIHGNETDKLKFLFQVYDVDGSGSIDPDELRTVLKSCLRESAISLPEEKLDDLTLALFESADKDNSGSITFEELKAELENFPEVMENLTISAANWLKPPEMEEKRSHTPRYLTRAYWHNNSRKLLFLCVYAGLSLLLFIGAVLQHSEGNIFYMLAKGCGQCLNFNCTFVMVLMLRRCLTWLRVTWVVRILPLDQNILLHQIVGYAIFCYTLLHTTAHVLNFVQLSERSGFSLWEYLLTTRPGIGWVRGTASVTGIVLQVAICLMVLCSSTFVRRSGHFEVFYWSHLSYVWVWALLMVHCANFWKWFLVPGLVFVLEKIVGIAVSRMGGLYIVEVNLLPSKVTHLVIKRPQFFHFKPGDYVYINIPEIAKYEWHPFTISSAPEQPDSLWLHIRSMGQWTNRLFEYFREPETQSLSSKRLTTSLKHRRQLEAQSGENHRFCNIKCYVDGPYGTPTRQIFASEHAVLIGAGIGITPFASILQSIMYRYRRRKQNCPNCSYSWCENIKDSDMKLRKVDFIWINRDQKSFEWFVSLLTKLEMDQADEDLEGRFLEMHMYMTSALSKNDMKAIGLQMALDLLAKKEKRDSITGLRTRTQPGRPEWGKVFQKVSEENKGKVHVFYCGAPALAKVIKAQCEHFNFNFYKENF